In Scatophagus argus isolate fScaArg1 chromosome 14, fScaArg1.pri, whole genome shotgun sequence, the following proteins share a genomic window:
- the fryb gene encoding protein furry homolog isoform X10, with translation MATSQQDSGFFDISIKSLLKSLGGTSPVGLKPPLPPVSGTLGERKGPVIMAPVNVDPESKPGEFVLKSLFANFTLLSERKIRIIMAEPLEKPLNKSLQRGEDPQFDQLISSMSSLAEYCLPSILRTLFDWYKRQNGLEDESHEYRPRANTKSKNDEQQKDYLLERRDLAIDFIFSLVLIEVLKQIPLHPLLDGLIQEVINLAFKHFKYKEGYFGPNTGNMHIVADLYAEVVGVVAQSRFPGVRKKFISELKELRQKEQSPYVIQSTISLIMGLKFFRIKMYPVEDFEASFQFMQECAQYFLEVKDKDIKHSLAGLFVEILVPVAATVKNEVNVPCLRNFVESLYDTTLDLSSRKKHSLALYPLVTCLLCVSQKQFFLSRWHIFLNNCLSNLKNKDPKMARVALESLYRLLWVYMIRIKCESNTGTQSRLTSITSTLFPKGSRSVVPRDMPLNIFVKIIQFIAQERLDFAMKEIIFDLLSVGKPAKAFSLNPERMNIGLRAFLVIADALQQKDGEPPMPNTGATLPSGNSLKKKKTYLSKTLTEEEAKLIGMSLYYSQVRKALDNILRHLDKEVGRCMMLTSVQMLNKEPEDMITGERKPKIDLFRTCVAAIPRILPDAMSKPELIDLLSRLTVHMDDELRLISQNSLQSLLLDFSDWREDVLFGYTHFLLREVQDTHQGLQDASVKLLLQLLTQWRLALQLQGKLRGGVESSPRLPERSPHCSVLHAVEGLALLLLCSCQISTRKLAVGVLREIRCLFTALGHAEDDDKPMIEIMDQLSPAVMDSFVHVAVSDSSTLPLSHHVDLQWLVEWTARLVSSSYDVKSPSHVWIFAQCVKDPWVLCLHIFLRQEHLPKHCPIALGYAWPYVFTRLQLLLPLVDPNSPVNAKKTSTAGSSDSYISLWRNYLILCLGVAKPSIMSPGHLRASTPEITATTPDGSVTYDNKVIGTPSVAWLLKQLVPLMRAESLEITESLVLGFGCTNALVFRELVEELHPLMKEALERRPENKKRRERRDLLRLQLLRIFELLANAGVISDSTNGALERDSLALGALFLEYVDLTRMLLEAENEKELDVLKDIRAHFSGMVANLIQCVPVHHRRFLFPQQSLRHHLFILFSQWAGPFSVMFTPLDRYSDRNHQITRYQYCALKAMSAVLCCGPVFDNVGLSADGYLYKWLDNILACHDIRVHRLGCEVVILLLELNPDQINLFNWAVDRCFTGSYQLASGCFKAIATVCGNRNYPCDLVTLLNLVLFKASDTSREIYEISMQLMQVLESKLCAYSKRMVEQKPGNILYGTHGPLPPLYSVNLCQLSNQLASMYPELTLPLFSEVSQRFPTTHSNGRQIMLSYLLPWLSNIELVDTGLLPPASSPCTPEEEPHGQGQSVGVSPSLRGNGWGSLQATSLVLNNLMFMTAKYGDEVPGPEIENAWNALVSNERWSNNLRITLQFLISLCGVSSDTTLLPYIKKVVIYLCRNNTIQTMEELLFELQQTDPVNPVVLHCDNPPFYRFAASNKASTSQTGTTSSSNTVVAGQENLPETDENKLVRENEERRARAHNRLESRYSNSSGGSYEDEKTDPLPPYAGWLLGVLETNHPQPLPMPVNGGCWAPLVDYLPETITPRGPLHRCNIAVIFMTEMVVDHSVREDWALHLPLLLHALFLGLDHYRPEVYEHSKRLLLHLLIALSCNNNFQVIASVLMLTREISDNKTLTIKSSYHTEYQQSNTPDFLREWQASPVVDSGLSSTSNSSSASLGGGSSTAGSVGNLPLVTPDDLEDLDDTPNETDEKTNKLIEFLSTRAFGPLWAHEDITPKNPNSKSTEQLSNFLRHVVSVFKESKSDFHLEQQLSDVALQTALCSSSRHYAGRSFQIFRALKQPINNHAVSDLVSRLVEVVGEHGDEVQGYVMEVLLTLESVVVNLAECLKNSDLMAALTRTCSPDFVTSDKLMNRKSTGQLNFPGPGFVGLSSQRHQRSYSVPKKFGECAHQSSDPPRSATLDRIQACNSHGLARTGRTPGSCTSSTNRIDPSVLSDPAHVSHPSSILATVFWVAVSLMESDFEFEYQMSLRLVHKLLSKVPLDRAENRERLEKLQAQLRWSGFSGIQQLLLKGFTSQATFDLTLQLFCQLTPVSRVPVVDSSQSVGFPLNVLCLLPHLVQHFGHPTQFCKESAERIAQVCLEEKHTKLSHLAHVMTLYKTRSYTRDPFSWVSVVCRYLHEAFSDITLNMVTYMAELLDKGLPSMQQSLLQIIYCLLSHMDLTAVQVKQFNADVTKTIEKFVQTVHWKDALNILKLVVSRSASLVHPVYGHSQGDLSNLEVSRVWDGSAKALPGKTLDFTFDISETPVIGRRFDELQGSGGREGKARAMAVTRSTSSTSSGSNSNTILVPVSWRRPQSSQKRTREKLVNVLSLCGQEVGLTKNPSVIFSSCGDLDMMEVRESGVSSEEGGTREDTLDDTASEQQFRVFRDFDFLDVELEDGEGETVDNFNWGVRRRSLDSTELGDLLEESQHSGSTPSLGHEDPHDSDESSEEEESSTSQSLSHSQLTNPSPSEETNHTDSLSTSYDTSADPQSLNATTPGQGVLHDDHSGLHGRVCADDEDTQAQDDELSLSANELPHGSDCGESFTLELPGQPQDQPCNLDHSLNPDYFHPPLDFLDPNCLPSLRDDVDDLEDLGFPPPPSPFFSAILAAFQPTVCDDAEEAWRCHINQLVTDSDGSCAVHTFQVFSSLFKNIQGKFCLLTTDVATYLGEGLRGIGSKFLRSSQMLTTCSDCPTIYIDADTIMSYGLLEKMKFSALELQEYLDTYNTREEAAVSWLRNCKDTFPRCPGDSVVTCQPGDSEEKQLELCQRLYKLHFQLLLLFQSYCSLIGQVHAISSVPELLNMSRELTDLKTSLQAAEAAVASDLEHKHLAHTHAHATQVAAMVVPSFSTSEAAVQAILECLKNHEFTKAVRYIQEFRRQWPNGVFGGSSESEVQTLLNVYFRHQTLGQTGTIALVGSRQDLSLICSKLLELNGEIRDMIRRAQGYRVVTTYLPDSSASGTSL, from the exons GTACCCGGTGGAAGACTTTGAGGCCTCCTTCCAGTTCATGCAG gAGTGTGCACAGTATTTCTTGGAAGTGAAGGATAAGGACATTAAACACTCATTAGCTGGACTCTTCGTGGAGATACTCGTACCTGTAGCTGCT ACGGTAAAGAATGAGGTGAACGTGCCATGTTTACGAAACTTCGTAGAAAGTTTGTATGATACCACGCTGGACCTGTCCTCTAGGAAGAAACACTCTCTG GCTCTGTATCCTCTGGTGacctgcctgctgtgtgtcagtcagaAGCAGTTCTTCCTCAGCCGCTGGCACATTTTCCTCAACAACTGCCTCTCAAATCTCAAG AATAAAGACCCGAAGATGGCGCGTGTGGCTCTAGAATCACTGTACCGCCTGCTGTGGGTCTACATGATCCGAATAAAGTGCGAGAGCAACACTGGAACGCAGAG TCGTCTGACCTCCATCACCTCCACTCTGTTTCCCAAAGGCAGTCGGAGCGTCGTGCCCAGAGACATGCCCCTTAATATTTTTGTCAAGATCATCCAGTTTATTGcacag GAGAGACTGGATTTCGCCATGAAGGAGATCATATTTGACCTGCTGAGTGTTGGGAAACCTGCCAAAGCCTTCAGTCTCAACCCAGAG CGTATGAACATTGGTCTGCGGGCATTCCTGGTGATAGCAGATGCTCTGCAACAGAAGGATGGAGAGCCTCCTATGCCCAACACGGGGGCCACTCTGCCCTCTGGAAACtctctgaagaagaagaaaacttaTCTCAGCAAGACGCTTACTGAAGAAGAAGCCAAACTAATAg GCATGTCATTGTACTACTCCCAGGTGCGAAAGGCTCTGGACAACATCCTGAGGCACTTGGACAAGGAGGTGGGTCGTTGTATGATGCTCACCAGCGTCCAGATGCTCAACAAAGAACCAGAGGATATGATCAC CGGTGAGAGGAAGCCTAAAATCGACCTGTTCAGGACATGTGTGGCTGCCATTCCTCGTATCCTTCCTGATGCCATGTCCAAACCTGAGCTCATTGACCTGCTCTCACG ACTTACGGTGCACATGGACGATGAGCTCCGTCTCATTTCCCAGAACTCCCTGCAGAGCCTGCTGCTCGATTTCTCAGACTGGAGGGAAGATGTCCTGTTTGGTTACACTCATTTCCTTTTGCGTGAG GTCCAAGACACCCATCAGGGTCTGCAGGATGCATCTGTGAAGcttcttctccagctgctcACACAGTGGAGGTTAGCTCTGCAGCTCCAGGGGAAGTTGCGAGGTGGCGTTGAG TCCAGCCCCAGACTGCCAGAGCGAAGCCCTCATTGCTCAGTGCTCCATGCAGTTGAGGGTCtggctctgctgctcctctgctcgTGTCAGATCAGCACCAGGAAGCTGGCAGTCGGTGTGCTGAGAGAAATACGCTGCCTCTTCACCGCTCTGGGCCATGCTGAG GACGATGACAAACCCATGATAGAGATCATGGACCAGCTAAGCCCAGCTGTAATGGACAGCTTTGTTCATGTGGCCGTCTCTGACTCG TCCACCTTGCCTCTCAGCCACCATGTCGACCTCCAGTGGTTGGTGGAGTGGACGGCTCGACTGGTGAGCAGTTCCTACGACGTGAAGAGTCCCAGCCATGTCTGGATCTTTGCCCAGTGTGTGAAGGACCCCTGGGTGCTCTGTCTGCACATCTTCTTACGGCAGGAACATCTGCCCAAACATTGTCCCATCGCCCTGGGATATGCCTGGCCCTACGTTTTCAcacggctgcagctgctgctgccgctggtTGACCCCAA cagtcCAGTGAATGCTAAGAAGACCAGCACAGCAGGCTCCAGTGACAGCTACATTTCTCTGTGGCGTAACTACCTGATCCTGTGTCTAGGGGTGGCTAAACCGAGCATCATGTCCCCCGGTCACCTCAGGGCTTCCACGCCAGAGATCACTGCCACCACTCCCGACGGCAGCGTCACCTACGATAACAAG GTGATAGGCACTCCCTCTGTAGCCTGGCTCTTAAAACAGCTCGTCCCGCTGATGAGAGCTGAGAGTTTGGAGATCACAGAGTCTCTGGTGCTGGGGTTTGGGTGCACAAACGCTCTAGTCTTCAG GGAACTTGTGGAAGAACTCCATCCACTGATGAAGGAAGCTCTGGAGCGTAGGCcagag AACAAGAAGcgcagagagaggagggatcttctcaggctgcagctgctgaggaTCTTTGAACTGTTGGCTAATGCAGGAGTTATCAGTGACAG CACCAATGGAGCACTGGAGCGCGATTCCCTGGCGCTGGGTGCCTTGTTCCTTGAATATGTGGATCTGACTCGCATGCTTCTGGAGGCTGAGAATGAGAAAGAGCTGGATGTACTTAAAGACATCAGAGCTCATTTCAGCGGAATGGTGGCTAATCTCATCCAATGTGTTCCTG TCCACCACAGGCGCTTTCTCTTCCCTCAACAGTCTCTCAGACACCATCTCTTCATCCTGTTCAGCCAATGGGCCGGACCCTTCAGTGTCATGTTCACTCCCCTCGATCGTTACAGTGACCGCAACCACCAAATCACTCGCTACCAGTACTGTGCCCTAAAG GCCATGTCAGCTGTTCTGTGTTGCGGTCCAGTGTTTGACAATGTGGGTCTCTCTGCTGATGGGTATCTCTACAAGTGGCTTGACAACATCTTGGCCTGCCACGACATACGG GTGCATCGTCTTGGATGTGAGGTGGTCATCCTGCTCTTAGAGCTGAACCCAGATCAAATCAATCTGTTCAACTGGGCTGTGGACCGCTGCTTCACTGGATCTTATCAGCTGGCATCTGGCTGTTTCAAGGCCATCGCCACTGTCTGCGGTAACAG GAATTACCCATGTGACCTTGTGACCTTGCTCAATCTGGTGTTGTTCAAGGCCTCAGACACCAGCAGGGAAATATATGAGATCTCCATGCAGCTGATGCAG GTGCTGGAGTCAAAGCTGTGTGCGTACTCTAAACGGATGGTGGAGCAGAAGCCTGGCAATATTTTGTATGGAACACACGGCCCTCTGCCTCCCCTGTACAGCGTCAACCTGTGTCAGCTCTCCAATCAGCTGGCCAGCATGTACCCAGAGCTCACTCTGCCTCTTTTCTCAG AAGTGAGCCAGCGTTTCCCAACCACCCACTCCAATGGCAGACAGATCATGCTATCCTACCTGCTACCCTGGCTCAGTAACATTGAGCTAGTGGACACAGGGCTCCTGCCCCCTGCCTCAAGCCCCTGTACACCAGAGGAGGAACCTCACGGCCAGGGGCAGAGCGTGGGTGTGTCCCCCAGTCTGAGAGGCAACGGCTGGGGATCCCTGCAGGCGACCTCGCTGGTGCTCAACAACCTAATGTTCATGACTGCTAAG TATGGAGACGAGGTTCCTGGACCGGAGATTGAGAACGCCTGGAACGCTTTAGTGTCCAACGAGAGATGGAGCAATAACTTACGGATTACCCTGCAATTCCTCATCAGCCTTTGCGGAGTCAGCAGTGATACCACACTGCTGCCTTAT aTCAAGAAGGTGGTGATCTACCTGTGTCGCAACAACACCATCCAGACCATGGAGGAGCTCCTGTTTGAGCTGCAGCAGACCGACCCAGTCAATCCTGTGGTCTTGCACTGTGACAATCCTCCCTTCTACCGCTTTGCTGCCAGCAACAAAGCCTCCACCTCGCAGACAG GCACCACCTCCAGCAGTAACACTGTGGTGGCCGGTCAGGAGAACCTGCCAGAAACAGATGAGAACAAGCTGGTCAGAGAGAATGAAGAGCG CAGGGCCAGGGCTCACAACAGACTGGAGTCTCGCTACAGCAACAGCTCTGGAGGCTCCTACGAGGATGAAAAGA CTGACCCGCTCCCACCATACGCTGGTTGGCTACTGGGCGTTCTGGAGACCAACCATCCTCAGCCGTTACCCATGCCTGTTAATGGAGGCTGCTGGGCTCCTCTGGTTGACTACCTTCCAGAGACCATCACACCTAGAGGACCACTGCACAG GTGTAATATTGCAGTGATCTTTATGACTGAAATGGTGGTGGACCACAGCGTGAGAGAGGACTGGGCTTTACACCTGCCTCTGCTACTGCATGCCCTCTTCTTGG GTCTGGATCACTACAGACCAGAGGTCTATGAGCACAGCAAACgtctccttctccacctcctcattGCCCTCTCCTGCAACAACAACTTCCAG GTAATCGCCTCAGTTCTCATGCTGACGAGAGAGATCAGTGACAACAAGACCCTCACCATTAAGTCCAGCTACCACACGGAATATCAGCAGTCAA ATACACCTGATTTCCTGCGAGAGTGGCAGGCGTCTCCAGTTGTGGACTCTGGTCTCAGCTCCACTTCCAACTCTTCTTCAGCCAGTCTGggcggcggcagcagcactgcaggcagTGTTGGAAATTTGCCCCTTGTGACTCCCGATGACCTGGAGGACCTTGATGATACGCCCAACGAAACAGacgagaaaacaaacaaactcatcGAGTTCCTCTCCACCAG AGCGTTTGGGCCGCTGTGGGCGCATGAGGACATCACACCAAAGAACCCCAACTCCAAGAGCACGGAGCAGCTGTCCAACTTCCTACGCCACGTTGTCTCTGTCTTCAAGGAGTCCAAGTCAG ACTTTCACCTGGAGCAACAGCTGAGCGACGTTGCTCTGCAGACGgctctctgcagctcttccCGTCACTACGCTGGGCGCTCTTTCCAGATATTCAGAGCCCTTAAACAGCCCATCAACAACCACGCCGTCTCTGACCTGGTCTCACGGCTTGTCGAGGTGGTAGGAGAGCACGGGGATGAGGTGCAG GGCTATGTGATGGAGGTGCTGTTGACACTGGAGTCAGTGGTGGTGAATTTAGCAGAATGTCTGAAAAACAGCGACCTTATGGCAGCTCTAACAAG GACGTGCTCACCAGATTTTGTGACTAGTGACAAACTGATGAACCGAAAAAGCACCGGTCAGCTGAACTTCCCTGGCCCAGGATTTGTCGGTCTGTCGTCACAGCGACACCAACGCTCCTACTCAGTCCCCAAGAAGTTTGGCGAGTGCGCTCACCAGTCGAGTGATCCTCCTCGCAGTGCAACTCTGGACCGCATCCAG GCCTGCAACAGTCACGGCCTTGCCCGAACAGGAAGAACCCCTGGGTCCTGCACATCATCAACCAATCGTATTGATCCCAGTGTTCTCTCAGATCCTGCCCATGTTTCCCATCCCTCATCAATACTCGCCACAGTCTTCTGGGTGGCAGTGTCACTCATGGAGTCAGACTTTGAGTTTGAATATCAGATGTCACTTCGCCTGGTTCACAAGTTGCTGTCAAAG GTGCCCTTAGACAGAGCAGAGAACCGCGAACGCCTGGAAAAGCTGCAGGCTCAGCTGAGGTGGAGCGGCTTCTCTGGGATTCAGCAGCTTTTGTTGAAGGGTTTTACCTCCCAGGCCACGTTTGACCTCACCTTACAGCTCTTCTGCCAGCTCACACCAGTCTCTCGCGTGCCTGTTGTTGACAGTTCACAGTCCGTAG GTTTCCCTCTGAATGTACTGTGTCTGCTGCCTCATCTCGTGCAACACTTTGGCCACCCAACTCAGTTTTGTAAGGAGAGCGCTGAGAGGATCGCACAG gtgtgTTTGGAGGAGAAGCACACAAAGCTCTCACATTTGGCCCATGTGATGACTCTGTATAAGACTCGCTCCTACACGCGGGACCCTTTCTCCTGGGTCAGTGTGGTTTGCCGCTACCTCCATGAGGCTTTCTCCGACATCACACTCAACATGGTCACCTATATGGCTGAG CTACTGGATAAGGGCCTTCCCAGTATGCAGCAGTCTCTTCTCCAGATAATCTACTGTCTGCTCAGCCACATGGACCTGACTGCTGTACAAGTCAAACAATTCAATGCTGATGTCACAAAGACCATTGAGAAGTTTGTTCAA ACCGTGCACTGGAAGGATGCCTTAAACATCTTGAAACTAGTGGTATCACGCTCTGCCAGCCTGGTTCATCCGGTGTACGGCCACTCACAGGGTGACCTATCTAATCTAGAGGTCAGCAGGGTGTGGGACGGTTCAGCCAAGGCTCTGCCTGGTAAAACACTGGACTTCACCTTTGACATCTCTGAG ACTCCAGTCATTGGCCGTCGGTTCGACGAGCTCCAGGGTTCAGGGGGTAGGGAGGGGAAGGCCAGAGCCATGGCTGTAACCCGCAGTACATCCTCCACCTCTTCTGGATCCAACTCCAACACCATCCTCGTACCTGTCAGCTGGAGGCGACCGCAATCCTCTCAG AAAAGGACCAGAGAGAAGCTGGTGAAcgttttgtctctttgtggaCAAGAAGTTGGACTCACAAAGAATCCATCT GTGATCTTCTCATCATGTGGCGACTTGGACATGATGGAGGTACGGGAGAGTGGTGTGTCATCAGAGGAAGGTGGGACCAGAGAGGACACACTAGACGACACCGccagtgagcagcagtttaGGGTTTTCCGAGACTTTGACTTTCTGGACGTGGAGTTGGAGGACGGAGAG GGCGAGACAGTCGATAACTTTAATTGGGGCGTGCGACGGCGATCTCTGGACAGCACGGAGCTGGGTGACCTGTTGGAGGAGAGCCAGCACTCAGGCAGCACCCCCAGTCTGGGCCACGAGGACCCACACGATTCAGATGAGTcctcagaggaagaggagtccTCGACCAGCCAGAgcctctctcactctcagctT ACTAACCCCTCTCCATCAGAGGAAACCAATCACACCGATTCCTTATCTACTTCTTACGACACATCTGCCGACCCACAGTCCCTCAATGCCACCACACCAGGCCAGGGAGTGCTCCATGATGATCACAGTGGCCTACAT GGGAGGGTGTGTGCTGACGATGAGGACACTCAAGCCCAGGATGACGAGTTATCACTGAGCGCCAATGAGCTCCCTCATGGCTCGGACTGCGGCGAGAGCTTCACCCTGGAGTTGCCGGGGCAACCTCAGGATCAGCCGTGCAATCTGGATCACAGCCTCAACCCAGACTACTTCCATCCTCCGTTGGACTTTCTAGACCCCAACTGTCTGCCCAG CTTACGTGATGATGTCGACGACTTGGAAGACCTTGgttttcctcctcccccctctccatTTTTCTCCGCCATCTTGGCAGCCTTCCAGCCCACAGTGTGTGATGATGCTGAGGAGGCGTGGCGCTGTCATATCAACCAGCTTGTGACCGACTCGGATGGCTCCTGTGCTGTCCACACTTTTCAGgtcttctcatctctctttaAG AACATCCAGGGTAAATTCTGCCTCCTGACGACTGATGTTGCCACTTACCTCGGAGAGGGCTTACGAGGCATCGGCTCAAAGTTCCTCAGGTCCTCACAGATGCTGACCACGTGCTCTGATTGTCCCACAATTTACATTGATGCTGACACG ATCATGTCCTATGGTCTCCTTGAAAAGATGAAGTTCAGTGCGCTGGAGCTGCAAGAGTATTTGGATACCTACAACACCAGAGAGGAGGCTGCTGTCTCG TGGCTGAGGAACTGTAAGGACACATTTCCCAGGTGTCCTGGTGACAGTGTGGTCACCTGCCAGCCTGGAGACTCAGAGGAGAAG CAACTGGAGCTTTGTCAGAGGCTCTACAAGCTGCACTTCcagcttcttctcctcttccagtCCTACTGCTCACTCATTGGTCAAGTTCACGCCATCAGCTCTGTGCCTGAG CTGCTGAACATGTCTCGAGAGCTCACTGATCTGAAGACCAGTTTGCAGGCAGCGGAGGCGGCTGTAGCCAGCGACCTGGAACACAAACACTTGGCCCACACTCACGCACACGCCACCCAGGTGGCAGCCATGGTTGTGCCCAGCTTTTCCACTTCAGAGGCAGCTGTGCAGGCCATACTGGAGTGCCTTAAGAATCACGAGTTCACCAAAGCCGTGCGCTACATCCAGGAGTTCAG GAGGCAGTGGCCAAACGGAGTGTTCGGTGGCAGCTCAGAGAGCGAGGTCCAGACACTACTCAACGTCTACTTTCGACACCAGACACTGGGCCAGACTGGCACGATTGCCCTGGTTGGGTCCCGCCAGGACCTCAGCCTCATCTGCTCCAAGCTGCTGGAACTCAACGGGGAGATTCGCGACATGATCCGCCGCGCCCAGGGTTACCGGGTCGTCACAACTTACCTCCCCGACTCCAGCGCCTCCGGGACCAGCCTCTGA